TCCACTTCAAGCTGGCCCACCTCGAGGCAGGGCTCCGCTCGTTCAATCGGCGGATGCCCGAAGAGCACAACCGCGTGCTGACCGATCATGCGGCCGACCTGTGCCTCGCGCCGACGGAGGTGGCGCTCGGGCACCTCGCTGCCGAGGGACTCGCGGACCGGTCGGTCGTCGTCGGCGATGTCATGACCGACGTGCTGTTCCAGGTGCGGGATGCAGTGACCTCCGCCGGAGTAAGCGGCGTGCCTGGGTTCCCGCAGCAGGGCTACTACCTCGCCACGATCCATCGTGCGGAGAACACGGATGACCCGCAGCGGCTCCGCATGATCATCGAGGCCCTCGCCGGCCTCGATCGCCCGGTGGTGCTGGTCGCCCACCCTCGCCTGATCGCCAAGGCCGCCGCGCACGGGATCGAGCTCGACCGGGGTTCGCTCGTCGCACATCCGCCGCTTCGCTACCCTGAGCTCGTCGCCGCGGTGATGGCGAGCGCAGGGGTCGTCACAGATTCGGGCGGCCTGCAGAAGGAGGCGTTCCTGCTTCGGATTCCGTGCACGACCGTGCGCACCGAGACGGAGTGGGTCGAGACGGTCGAACTCGGATGGAATCGACTTGCGGGGAGCCGCGAGGAGCTCGAAGCAGCGGTCACCCGGGCGGCTCCCGAGGCGACGACGGCAGCCCCTTACGGCGACGGTGCCGCGGCACGCCGCGTCGTGGCACTGCTCGCAGCGGCTGACGGCCGGTGAGTCTGCCCGACGCGCGGGTCGACGTCATCGTTCCCGTCCACAGCGCGAATCGGCCCGTGGGCAGAGCCGTTCGATCGGCCCTCGCGTCGGCCGTCGACGGCCGGGTCCGTGTCATCGTCGTCTGTCACGGGATCGGGCGCATCGAGATCGCCGAGGCGATCGGCGACGCTGCGCTCGATCCTCGCGTCGAACTGCTCGAGTTCGTCGACGGCGTCTCCAGCCCGGCGGGTCCGGTGAACGCGGGCCTGGACGCGGCCACCGCCGAGTTCGTGTTCCGTCTCGACTCCGACGACGAACTCGAGGCGGGCGCGATCGACTCGATGCTCGCGATGCAGCAGCGTGACGCTGCCGACGTCGTGATCCCCGTGATCATGAACGGTCGGCGCGGTCCGCTGCTCTCCCCGCGCGTCCGGCGCGGGCGACGGTCCCGACTCGCACCGGTCGCCGATCGCCTGGCCTACCGCACGCATGCATTCGCCCTGATCCGGCGGGAGCGGTTCGGCCGACTCCGGTTGCAGGAAGGGCTGGCGACCGGCGAGGACCTCGAGTTCACGACGTCGCTCTGGTTCTCGAGTGCACGCATCAGCTTCGACCTCGGCGGGCCCGGGTATCTCATGCACGACGACGCGGCAGACCGGATCACGGCTGCGCGGCGACGGGTCGGTGACGACTTGGCTTGCGTCGAGAGGTTGCTCGCCTCCGAGTCGTTCGCCGCATGCTCGGGTCGGCCGAGACGGGCGATCGCGGTCAAGCTGATCCGCAACCACCTGCTCGCGACCCTGCGCAATCGACCCCGGTCCGGAGACTGGGACGAGGCCGATCGTGAGGCGGCCGCTTCCACGGCGAACGCCATCCTGGAGACGGCTCCGCATGCCGCTCGATCGCTGTCGGTCGCCGAACGACGGATGCTGCAGGGCCTGTGCGATCCGACGACCGATCTCGCCGGCTTGCTCGCCTACGCGAACCGACCTCGTCGCATGCACGAACTGTTGCTGACCGGCGATCTGCTCGGGCTCCTCGACGCAGATGCTCCGCTGCGGATGACCTCGGCGGCTCGTTCGCTCACCCGGGAGGTGAACGCCTCCCGCGCGCGGCGTGGCGTCGCGTCGTAGCGGTTCCTCGACCTCGGGTCCGAAGCTGATACCGTCGATCCGTGC
The DNA window shown above is from Agromyces cerinus and carries:
- a CDS encoding glycosyltransferase family 2 protein: MSLPDARVDVIVPVHSANRPVGRAVRSALASAVDGRVRVIVVCHGIGRIEIAEAIGDAALDPRVELLEFVDGVSSPAGPVNAGLDAATAEFVFRLDSDDELEAGAIDSMLAMQQRDAADVVIPVIMNGRRGPLLSPRVRRGRRSRLAPVADRLAYRTHAFALIRRERFGRLRLQEGLATGEDLEFTTSLWFSSARISFDLGGPGYLMHDDAADRITAARRRVGDDLACVERLLASESFAACSGRPRRAIAVKLIRNHLLATLRNRPRSGDWDEADREAAASTANAILETAPHAARSLSVAERRMLQGLCDPTTDLAGLLAYANRPRRMHELLLTGDLLGLLDADAPLRMTSAARSLTREVNASRARRGVAS
- the wecB gene encoding non-hydrolyzing UDP-N-acetylglucosamine 2-epimerase; its protein translation is MKLLSVVGARPQFVKLAPIAAAAAEAGVDHVIVHTGQHYDPLLSDVFFEDLSIPQPTVHLGVGSGSHGVQTGAMLGAMDAVLDEHRPDWVLAYGDTNSTVAAALSAVKLHFKLAHLEAGLRSFNRRMPEEHNRVLTDHAADLCLAPTEVALGHLAAEGLADRSVVVGDVMTDVLFQVRDAVTSAGVSGVPGFPQQGYYLATIHRAENTDDPQRLRMIIEALAGLDRPVVLVAHPRLIAKAAAHGIELDRGSLVAHPPLRYPELVAAVMASAGVVTDSGGLQKEAFLLRIPCTTVRTETEWVETVELGWNRLAGSREELEAAVTRAAPEATTAAPYGDGAAARRVVALLAAADGR